Proteins co-encoded in one Calonectris borealis unplaced genomic scaffold, bCalBor7.hap1.2 HAP1_SCAFFOLD_75, whole genome shotgun sequence genomic window:
- the LOC142076632 gene encoding centrosome-associated protein CEP250-like, translating into MPASRQEESHARCSRRLAELQNQVSLVRTQLAQDCCAKTRQELSDLHHELPCSLAAVVREPKAAVPEAETGKLGQPLNL; encoded by the exons ATGCCTGCTTCTAGACAG gagGAGTCTCACGCGCGCTGCAGTCGTCGATTAGCTGAGTTGCAGAACCAG GTGTCCCTTGTGCGGACGCAGCTGGCCCAAGACTGCTGTGCAAAGACCAGGCAGGAGCTGTCGGACCTTCACCACGAGCTGCCTTGCTCCTTAGCAGCTGTGGTCCGGGAGCCCAAGGCTGCTGTTCCCGAAGCAGAGACTGGGAAGCTGGGTCAGCCTCTGAACCTGTAG